A genomic stretch from Colwellia sp. Arc7-635 includes:
- a CDS encoding TetR/AcrR family transcriptional regulator — protein MKNTKSAILEHAELLIRTKGFSALSYNDLANIIGITKAGIHYYFPTKENLANVLISEYLERFSKTLNSIEIEQICIRDKLLAYSAIFTQGHDKSVLPLCCAMAAERTTLPLSLQELSKELFIIQLDWLTKIIEEAIQLDEGINIQSSRNTAMFYLSTLEGASLISWIFNERAPIVSAFNTALETTFPN, from the coding sequence ATGAAAAACACTAAATCTGCTATACTTGAGCATGCTGAATTATTAATTCGCACTAAAGGATTTTCAGCACTTAGTTACAATGATCTTGCCAATATAATCGGGATAACAAAAGCAGGTATACACTATTATTTTCCTACCAAAGAAAATCTAGCGAATGTTCTTATTTCAGAATATTTAGAAAGATTTTCTAAAACTCTTAATTCCATAGAAATAGAACAAATCTGTATCAGGGATAAATTATTAGCATATAGTGCTATTTTTACACAAGGTCATGACAAAAGTGTTCTTCCTCTTTGTTGTGCTATGGCCGCTGAGCGAACAACTTTACCATTATCACTTCAAGAATTATCAAAAGAATTATTTATTATCCAACTCGATTGGTTAACAAAAATAATAGAAGAAGCAATACAATTAGATGAAGGTATCAATATTCAATCCTCTCGTAACACTGCGATGTTTTATTTATCTACTTTAGAAGGAGCTAGCCTCATTAGTTGGATATTTAATGAGAGAGCTCCCATAGTAAGTGCTTTCAATACAGCTTTAGAAACAACTTTCCCAAATTAG